One segment of Haloplanus natans DSM 17983 DNA contains the following:
- the rimI gene encoding ribosomal protein S18-alanine N-acetyltransferase: MAAPTTPAGVTIRGAEQSDLGSIVDIERAAFDQPWPYTAFERFLDEPGFLVAVESSVEHDGPDAVVGYVVGDVTPNFGRDIGHVKDLAVADAARHRGIGRSLLVRSLVTLEVDGAEVVKLEVRESNDAARTLYRDVGFETARRVPRYYRDGEDALVMVLGVAEWRDGDGEAEP; this comes from the coding sequence GTGGCCGCTCCCACGACGCCAGCCGGCGTGACCATCCGCGGCGCCGAGCAGTCGGATCTAGGATCGATCGTCGACATCGAACGCGCTGCCTTCGATCAGCCGTGGCCCTACACGGCCTTCGAGCGGTTTCTCGACGAACCGGGGTTTCTGGTCGCGGTGGAGTCGAGCGTGGAACACGACGGGCCGGACGCAGTGGTCGGCTACGTCGTCGGCGACGTGACGCCCAACTTCGGGCGCGACATCGGACACGTGAAGGACCTCGCCGTCGCCGACGCGGCCCGCCATCGCGGCATCGGCCGGTCGTTGCTCGTCCGTTCGCTCGTCACCCTCGAAGTCGACGGCGCGGAGGTAGTGAAACTGGAGGTGCGCGAGAGCAACGACGCCGCCCGAACGCTGTACCGCGACGTTGGCTTCGAAACCGCCCGGCGCGTCCCACGGTACTACCGGGACGGCGAGGACGCCCTCGTGATGGTACTGGGCGTGGCCGAGTGGCGTGACGGCGACGGCGAGGCCGAACCCTAA
- a CDS encoding ABC transporter ATP-binding protein: MSDPDGGAVAGVDPVAELDDVGKEYRSGGETIAALSHVDFAVEPGEMVAVIGPSGSGKSTLLNLLGLLDVPTSGTVRLDDEDVTDHDDEARTMARRRTIGFVFQSFHLVPMLTAVENVLVPTMFVSGDRTGRARELLERVGLGDRLDHRPDQLSGGQRQRVAIARALVNEPRLVLADEPTGNLDRDTGRRILEEFERISVEEEVGVVAVTHDELVTEFTDRTVELIDGVIQ, translated from the coding sequence ATGAGCGATCCGGACGGAGGCGCCGTGGCCGGCGTCGACCCGGTGGCCGAACTCGACGATGTGGGCAAGGAGTACCGAAGCGGCGGCGAAACGATCGCCGCCCTCTCCCACGTCGATTTCGCCGTCGAGCCGGGCGAGATGGTCGCCGTCATCGGACCCAGCGGCTCCGGGAAGAGCACGCTCCTCAACCTCCTCGGTCTCCTCGACGTGCCCACCTCGGGAACGGTGCGTCTCGACGACGAGGACGTGACCGACCACGACGACGAGGCACGAACGATGGCGCGTCGGCGGACCATCGGCTTCGTCTTCCAGTCGTTTCACCTCGTTCCCATGCTGACCGCCGTCGAGAACGTCCTCGTCCCCACGATGTTCGTCTCGGGGGATCGGACGGGCCGGGCCCGAGAGTTGCTGGAGCGGGTGGGACTCGGTGATCGACTCGACCACCGACCGGACCAACTCTCCGGTGGCCAGCGCCAGCGCGTCGCCATCGCCCGGGCGCTGGTGAACGAGCCCCGCCTCGTGCTCGCGGACGAGCCGACCGGGAACCTGGACCGCGACACCGGCCGTCGCATCCTCGAGGAGTTCGAGCGCATCAGCGTCGAGGAGGAGGTGGGCGTGGTGGCGGTCACCCACGACGAACTGGTGACGGAGTTCACCGACCGCACGGTCGAGCTAATCGACGGGGTGATCCAGTGA
- a CDS encoding DUF5809 family protein yields METEGVFDPETLADAREAYESVGPAAQTVVRETATAMEFDREEYHDRVTSDVVETARDALFASLLVVHVGDRETFEDWRADADADVTLLGSEAVDHVVWHVARFADAAVAATFQEERDAAVATCRRGAFGRLYRDEL; encoded by the coding sequence ATGGAGACCGAAGGCGTGTTCGACCCCGAGACGCTCGCGGACGCCCGCGAGGCCTACGAGTCGGTCGGCCCGGCGGCGCAGACGGTCGTTCGCGAGACGGCGACGGCGATGGAGTTCGACCGCGAGGAGTACCACGACCGCGTGACGAGCGACGTGGTGGAGACGGCCCGTGACGCCCTCTTCGCCTCGTTGCTCGTCGTCCACGTTGGGGACCGTGAAACGTTCGAGGACTGGCGCGCCGACGCCGACGCCGACGTGACCCTCCTCGGCAGCGAGGCAGTCGACCACGTCGTCTGGCACGTCGCCCGCTTCGCGGACGCCGCCGTCGCCGCAACGTTCCAGGAGGAACGCGACGCGGCGGTCGCGACGTGTCGCCGGGGGGCGTTCGGACGGCTCTACCGCGACGAACTGTAG
- a CDS encoding NUDIX hydrolase produces the protein MTDPRDHDWPVIESVTAYETGWYTGGYDLVEQPDGSTKRYYWAELPPAAVVVAVVDDRVLFVEQFRPTIRETQLELPAGIVEDGESFTTAAARELEEETGFAPDSTALLQEFPTCTGLLRHRRGIVFAEGLTPGARELDSNEFLTVRTVPVSEALDVARTPPTNDATIEGILLAHEEGLL, from the coding sequence ATGACCGACCCACGAGACCACGACTGGCCGGTGATCGAGTCGGTGACGGCGTACGAAACCGGCTGGTACACCGGCGGCTACGACCTGGTCGAACAGCCCGACGGCTCGACGAAACGCTACTACTGGGCGGAGTTGCCACCCGCGGCGGTGGTAGTGGCCGTCGTCGACGACCGGGTGCTCTTCGTCGAGCAGTTTCGGCCGACGATACGGGAGACACAGCTCGAACTCCCGGCGGGCATCGTCGAGGACGGCGAGTCGTTCACGACGGCCGCGGCGCGGGAACTCGAGGAGGAGACGGGCTTTGCCCCCGACTCGACGGCGCTGCTCCAGGAGTTTCCGACCTGTACCGGGCTGTTGCGTCACCGTCGCGGCATCGTCTTCGCCGAGGGGTTGACGCCCGGGGCGCGGGAACTCGACTCGAACGAGTTCCTGACGGTCCGGACGGTCCCCGTCTCGGAGGCACTCGACGTGGCCCGGACCCCGCCGACCAACGACGCCACGATCGAGGGCATCCTGCTCGCGCACGAGGAAGGGCTGTTGTAA
- the ddh gene encoding D-2-hydroxyacid dehydrogenase — MSDRPQLERLCIHETVDEKIPIEAFADAFADLDVPVEVVGDDESFDRTDAVASFRPREAFLDAGWTHCIRAGYDEFDTDAYEAEGVPLTNSTGIHDTTVGELAIGYMVSLARMLHIYRDHQNDHDWLAEPEYDRPFTVENERLCVIGLGTLGRGIAERADALGMDVVGVRRSDDPVPGVSELYHPDDLHEAIDGARFVVVAVPHTPETEGMISTAELELMREDAYLVNVARGPIVDEDALIDALDASEIAGAGLDVFETEPLPEDSPLWDFEEVIISPHRGSATNRYHLDIAELVTEIFEQYQAGETLRNRVA; from the coding sequence ATGTCCGACAGGCCCCAACTCGAACGGCTCTGCATCCACGAGACGGTCGACGAGAAAATCCCGATCGAGGCGTTCGCCGACGCGTTCGCCGATCTGGACGTGCCGGTCGAAGTCGTCGGCGACGACGAATCGTTCGATCGGACGGACGCCGTCGCGTCGTTCCGTCCCCGTGAGGCCTTTCTCGACGCCGGCTGGACCCACTGTATCCGCGCGGGGTACGACGAGTTCGACACCGACGCCTACGAGGCCGAAGGCGTCCCCCTGACCAACAGCACGGGCATCCACGACACGACCGTCGGCGAACTCGCCATCGGCTACATGGTGTCGCTGGCGCGGATGCTCCACATCTACCGCGACCACCAGAACGACCACGACTGGCTCGCGGAACCCGAGTACGACCGCCCTTTCACCGTCGAGAACGAGCGGCTCTGTGTCATCGGCCTCGGCACACTCGGCCGGGGGATCGCCGAACGCGCCGACGCCCTCGGGATGGACGTGGTCGGCGTCCGCCGCTCCGACGACCCCGTCCCCGGCGTCTCCGAACTCTACCACCCCGACGACCTCCACGAGGCCATCGACGGGGCGCGCTTCGTCGTCGTGGCCGTTCCCCACACCCCCGAGACGGAGGGGATGATCTCCACGGCCGAACTCGAACTGATGCGCGAGGACGCCTACCTCGTCAACGTCGCGCGCGGCCCCATCGTCGACGAGGACGCCCTGATCGACGCCCTCGACGCCAGCGAGATTGCGGGCGCCGGCCTCGACGTGTTCGAGACCGAACCCCTCCCCGAGGACTCGCCGCTCTGGGACTTCGAGGAGGTCATCATCTCGCCCCACCGCGGCTCCGCGACCAACCGCTACCACCTCGACATCGCGGAACTGGTGACGGAGATCTTCGAGCAGTACCAGGCCGGCGAAACGCTGCGCAACCGCGTCGCGTAG
- a CDS encoding COG1361 family protein — translation MTDRSAAVALALVAVLAASAVTLGAGVATAQSQVIVQSVTVEPSAPNVGEDVTITATIKNFESSAASAEITQVSLRSGIDRIATTEDLGTLGAGGTANVPLTTDFETPGRKDLTLYVYGQSAEGGVFNIQYPVTVSVNEGDGDVQLSLKTPTDSPSTESRVTVTAANGADTNVSNLRLTLSGPNATVDDTTRVNASLAAGSERRVEYDVTFDGPGRHPLAATLEYRDADGDRKTVTESRTFDIEPPNVDAELDAEVVRENGTARIDASLTNFGNVPLEEVRLRAESGGETVARKLVEDVRTESTRSVSISESSLPAGLVTLRAVYEATGERRETVTTVDFAPTTDGRIALTGIEVIPTGGSIRLAGSASNTGETAVTGAVVSVVGTERVTPVSPAKDYFVGNVPAGEFTSFELTARLAGNRTDTVPVRVSYIADGEQYSRVVDVTINDVGGVPAGATGGDGPDGPPGSGGGGFLGLGSIDVLGILLRLAAVVAVGGGVIYWWQRRGEEEG, via the coding sequence ATGACTGATCGGTCCGCCGCCGTCGCGCTCGCGCTCGTCGCCGTCCTCGCCGCGAGCGCCGTCACGCTCGGTGCCGGCGTCGCGACGGCCCAGAGTCAGGTTATCGTCCAGTCGGTCACGGTCGAGCCGTCAGCGCCGAACGTCGGCGAGGACGTAACCATCACCGCGACGATCAAAAACTTCGAGAGCAGCGCCGCGTCCGCAGAGATCACACAGGTCTCGCTTCGGTCGGGCATCGACAGGATCGCGACCACCGAGGATCTGGGGACGCTCGGAGCCGGCGGCACGGCCAACGTGCCGCTGACGACCGACTTCGAGACGCCGGGGCGGAAGGACCTCACGCTTTACGTCTACGGACAGAGCGCCGAGGGCGGCGTCTTCAACATCCAGTATCCGGTGACGGTGTCGGTCAACGAGGGTGACGGCGACGTACAACTGTCGCTGAAGACGCCGACCGATAGCCCGTCGACGGAGAGCCGGGTTACCGTCACCGCCGCCAACGGGGCCGATACCAACGTCTCCAACCTCCGGCTGACGCTCTCTGGGCCGAACGCCACCGTCGACGACACCACCCGCGTGAACGCGTCGCTCGCTGCCGGCAGCGAGCGACGGGTCGAGTACGACGTGACTTTCGACGGTCCCGGCCGGCACCCGCTCGCAGCGACGCTCGAATACCGCGACGCCGACGGTGACCGGAAGACGGTCACCGAATCACGAACGTTCGACATCGAGCCGCCCAACGTCGACGCCGAACTCGACGCGGAGGTGGTACGAGAGAACGGCACGGCCCGAATCGACGCCTCGCTCACCAACTTCGGCAACGTCCCGCTGGAGGAGGTCCGGTTGCGCGCCGAATCGGGCGGCGAGACGGTGGCTCGCAAACTCGTCGAGGACGTGCGGACGGAGTCGACGCGGAGCGTCTCGATCAGCGAGTCGAGCCTCCCGGCCGGGCTCGTCACCCTGCGGGCGGTGTACGAGGCCACCGGCGAGCGCCGGGAGACGGTGACGACCGTCGACTTCGCACCGACGACCGACGGGCGGATTGCGCTGACCGGGATCGAGGTGATCCCGACCGGCGGCTCGATCCGGCTCGCCGGCAGCGCCTCGAACACCGGCGAGACGGCCGTGACCGGCGCCGTCGTCAGCGTCGTCGGAACCGAGCGCGTGACGCCGGTGTCGCCCGCGAAGGACTACTTCGTCGGGAACGTCCCGGCGGGCGAGTTCACCTCGTTCGAACTGACGGCACGCCTGGCGGGCAACCGGACGGACACGGTGCCGGTTCGGGTCAGTTACATCGCGGACGGCGAGCAGTACTCCAGAGTCGTCGACGTGACGATCAACGACGTCGGGGGCGTCCCGGCCGGGGCGACCGGAGGCGACGGGCCGGACGGTCCACCCGGCAGCGGTGGGGGCGGCTTCCTCGGACTCGGGAGTATCGACGTGCTCGGCATTCTGCTCCGCCTCGCCGCCGTCGTCGCCGTAGGTGGCGGGGTGATCTACTGGTGGCAACGCCGCGGCGAGGAGGAGGGATGA
- a CDS encoding aconitate hydratase encodes MGRTLTEKILADHLVDGEVETGSEVGIAVDQTIAHDLTGTMAWLQFEALGLDEVQVEVAGQHCDHQTYQPDFKVSDDHRFLRSAAGTYGAYFARPGTGILHQVHKENFTAPGKTLIGADSHTPTAGGLGCLGIGTGGLDVATAMGGAPFYLDVPEVVNVRLEGELPEWSTAKDVILELLRRFSVKEGVGKVFEYTGPGVESLSAHERTVVTNMGTELGATTSVFPTDERTKEFFERLGRPEDYVEVQPDPDAEYDDEIVVDLSEIEPLIACPSMPDNVVPVREVAGIETDQVLVGSCTNGAYEDILPVAKMLRDREVAKRTETIVAPGSKQAAEMAARNGLTAELMAAGVNISEATCGACIGAGHVPASESVSVRTFNRNFEGRSGMEDDAVYLCSPEVAAATALTGEITDPRDLADELDDLAAPGFEYPDRYIGASESDIIMPDEAVDDGLVKGPNIDEVPLKDPLGASLAGPALLKMPDNITTDHVIPATQEVSVYRSNVPKLSEFTLKRVDETFARRAAEADGGFLVAGENYGQGSSREHAALCPMYLGIHGVLAQSFARIHKSNLINFGLLPLTIDAETYDRIEQGDGIEIVDDAVDAVESGQETVTIRVDDEWEAEAHLDANGRQRELLAAGGKLPHTRQQFGDSVGEEV; translated from the coding sequence ATGGGACGGACTCTCACGGAGAAGATTCTGGCGGATCATCTCGTCGACGGCGAGGTCGAAACGGGGTCGGAGGTCGGCATCGCGGTGGATCAGACCATCGCTCACGACCTGACGGGGACGATGGCGTGGCTCCAGTTCGAGGCGCTCGGCCTCGACGAGGTACAGGTCGAGGTGGCCGGCCAGCACTGCGACCACCAGACCTACCAGCCCGATTTCAAAGTCTCCGACGACCACCGATTTCTCCGGTCGGCGGCGGGCACGTACGGCGCCTACTTCGCGCGGCCGGGGACCGGTATCCTCCACCAGGTCCACAAGGAGAACTTCACGGCGCCGGGCAAGACGCTCATCGGCGCCGACTCACACACCCCCACCGCCGGCGGCCTGGGCTGTCTCGGCATCGGTACCGGCGGCCTCGACGTGGCCACCGCGATGGGCGGTGCCCCCTTCTACCTCGACGTGCCCGAAGTCGTGAACGTCCGACTGGAGGGCGAACTCCCCGAGTGGTCGACCGCGAAGGACGTGATCCTCGAACTCCTGCGGCGGTTCTCGGTCAAGGAGGGCGTCGGCAAGGTATTCGAGTACACCGGCCCCGGCGTCGAGAGCCTCTCGGCGCACGAACGCACCGTCGTCACCAACATGGGGACGGAACTCGGCGCGACCACCTCGGTTTTCCCCACCGACGAGCGGACGAAGGAGTTCTTCGAGCGACTCGGGCGGCCGGAGGATTACGTCGAGGTGCAACCCGATCCCGACGCGGAGTACGACGACGAAATCGTCGTCGACCTCTCGGAGATCGAACCCCTCATCGCCTGCCCGTCGATGCCCGACAACGTGGTGCCGGTCCGCGAGGTGGCGGGCATCGAGACGGATCAGGTGCTCGTCGGCTCCTGTACCAACGGCGCCTACGAAGATATCCTCCCGGTGGCGAAGATGCTTCGGGACCGCGAGGTGGCGAAGCGAACGGAGACAATCGTCGCGCCGGGGTCGAAACAGGCCGCGGAGATGGCCGCGCGAAACGGCCTCACCGCCGAGTTGATGGCCGCCGGCGTCAACATCTCCGAGGCGACGTGTGGCGCCTGCATCGGCGCGGGCCACGTCCCCGCCAGCGAGTCGGTGAGCGTGCGCACCTTCAACCGCAACTTCGAGGGGCGGTCGGGGATGGAAGACGACGCGGTCTATCTCTGTTCGCCCGAGGTGGCGGCGGCGACGGCGCTGACCGGCGAGATCACCGACCCCCGCGACCTGGCCGACGAACTCGACGACCTGGCGGCGCCGGGCTTCGAGTACCCCGACCGCTACATCGGCGCCAGCGAGTCGGACATCATCATGCCCGACGAGGCGGTCGACGACGGCCTCGTCAAGGGGCCGAACATCGACGAGGTGCCGCTGAAAGACCCGCTTGGCGCCTCCCTCGCCGGCCCGGCGCTTCTGAAAATGCCCGACAACATCACGACCGACCACGTGATTCCGGCGACCCAGGAAGTGTCGGTCTACCGGTCGAACGTCCCCAAGCTATCGGAGTTCACGCTCAAGCGGGTCGACGAAACCTTCGCCCGGCGGGCGGCCGAAGCCGACGGGGGCTTCCTCGTCGCGGGCGAGAACTACGGCCAGGGCTCCTCCCGTGAACACGCCGCGCTCTGTCCGATGTATCTCGGTATCCACGGCGTCCTCGCACAGTCCTTTGCGCGCATCCACAAGTCCAACCTCATCAACTTCGGCCTCCTGCCGCTGACCATCGACGCCGAAACCTACGACCGCATCGAACAGGGCGACGGGATCGAAATCGTCGATGACGCGGTCGACGCGGTCGAGAGCGGCCAAGAGACGGTCACGATCCGCGTCGACGACGAGTGGGAAGCCGAGGCCCACCTCGACGCCAACGGGCGACAGCGGGAACTCCTCGCGGCCGGCGGGAAACTCCCGCACACCCGCCAGCAGTTCGGCGACAGCGTCGGAGAAGAGGTCTGA
- a CDS encoding ABC transporter permease, whose amino-acid sequence MIDPLDAPALRMAWLNLQRNRLRTGLATLGIVIGVVAIAAIGITGTALQYGATQELGGLSNTVTVFPGDENEDNVITDQQVDSIERVATGAVVAPQRTETMAVASRSERRRVTVQAVSRPDALYDVAEGTVPSPMRSGALLNADIAAELGVELGQTVSIGGRSYRIIAILDEPGGFGQGVSVVIPLDDVDQDGYDQVTVVAADGEEAQRLAEEIPAELNEREEVVGTFTPADIQESVSGFFATLNAALLGVGSISLVVAGVSILNVMLMSVVERRAEIGVFRAVGIRRREVMRMIVAEAALLGVLGGAVGVALSTVIGWAVNGQLNGQPMLVFQPRNLEFLALGFGFAVLASTLSGIYPAWKASTANPVEVLRG is encoded by the coding sequence GTGATCGATCCCCTCGACGCGCCGGCGCTACGGATGGCGTGGCTCAACCTCCAGCGAAACCGGCTTCGGACCGGGCTGGCGACTCTGGGTATCGTCATCGGCGTCGTCGCCATCGCCGCGATCGGGATCACGGGGACGGCGCTCCAGTACGGCGCGACCCAGGAACTTGGCGGGCTCTCGAACACCGTGACGGTGTTCCCCGGCGACGAAAACGAGGACAACGTCATCACCGATCAGCAGGTCGACTCGATCGAGCGGGTGGCCACCGGCGCCGTGGTCGCCCCCCAGCGCACCGAGACGATGGCGGTCGCCTCCCGGTCGGAGCGCCGACGAGTGACCGTCCAAGCGGTGTCCCGCCCCGATGCGCTCTACGACGTCGCCGAGGGAACCGTTCCGTCGCCGATGCGGAGCGGCGCCCTGCTCAACGCCGACATCGCGGCGGAACTCGGAGTGGAACTCGGACAGACCGTCTCCATCGGCGGCCGTTCGTACCGCATCATCGCCATCCTGGACGAACCCGGTGGGTTCGGGCAGGGCGTCTCGGTCGTCATCCCGCTCGACGACGTCGATCAGGACGGCTACGATCAGGTGACCGTCGTCGCCGCGGACGGCGAGGAGGCACAGCGACTGGCCGAGGAGATTCCGGCCGAACTGAACGAGCGCGAGGAGGTCGTGGGCACGTTTACCCCTGCGGACATCCAGGAGAGCGTCAGCGGCTTCTTCGCGACACTCAACGCCGCACTCCTCGGCGTCGGCTCGATCTCGCTGGTCGTCGCCGGCGTCAGCATCCTGAACGTCATGTTGATGAGCGTCGTCGAGCGACGCGCCGAAATCGGGGTGTTTCGGGCGGTCGGCATCCGACGGCGGGAGGTGATGCGGATGATCGTCGCGGAGGCCGCCCTCCTCGGTGTCCTCGGAGGAGCGGTCGGCGTTGCCCTCTCGACCGTGATCGGCTGGGCCGTCAACGGCCAACTCAACGGCCAGCCGATGCTCGTCTTCCAGCCCCGCAATCTCGAGTTCCTGGCGCTCGGATTCGGCTTCGCCGTCCTCGCGAGCACGCTCAGCGGGATCTACCCCGCGTGGAAGGCGTCGACGGCGAACCCCGTCGAGGTGCTGCGGGGGTAG
- a CDS encoding thiamine pyrophosphate-requiring protein, which yields MNVTDAIAEILAEEGVNHLIGFPSNPLFDDNAAAEAGIRPIVVRQERTGAHILDGIARITSGDQVEAFACQHGPGTENSVGGIAQAYAESAPIVALPAGYSRAKTNTDPKFSSLINYQAVTKTTEQLTDPDATEETIRRAFQAARNGRQRPGLVEIPKDVFYEEAGDIDYEPTTSTRSGPDPHAVSEAADALLDANLPVINAGQGVHYAKAWEPLQELAELLEAPVATTLNGKSAFPEDHPLALGAGSKSEPRQLNHFINEADVFFGIGCSFTKTAYGITPPTDNTLIHSTNDPGDVDKDVKSDIAVIGDAKLTLEALVDEIETRVGDDADFGRYDEVTSEIAEIEAAWLDDWADVLESDETPINPYRVVKELDETLDKDEVVATADAGNARDFMAPFFEVTEPLSYLGWGKTTQLGYGLGLMMGAKLAEPEKTCVHVMGDGAIGMTGMDFETAVREDIPIIAVVLNNFEMASYDTPFSGHYADFAESMGGYGERIEDPENISDAIERAVRKNEEGTPVLLEFLTAKYTKLSRPDLD from the coding sequence ATGAACGTAACAGATGCCATCGCGGAAATCTTGGCCGAAGAAGGTGTAAACCATCTGATTGGATTCCCGAGCAACCCGCTGTTCGACGACAACGCCGCGGCGGAGGCCGGTATTCGGCCCATCGTCGTTCGACAGGAACGGACCGGCGCGCACATACTCGACGGCATCGCCCGGATCACCTCCGGCGATCAAGTGGAGGCGTTCGCGTGTCAACACGGCCCGGGGACGGAGAACTCCGTCGGCGGCATCGCGCAGGCGTACGCCGAGTCGGCGCCCATCGTCGCGCTCCCGGCGGGCTACTCCCGTGCGAAGACGAACACCGACCCCAAGTTCAGTTCGCTCATCAACTACCAGGCGGTCACGAAGACGACGGAGCAGTTGACCGACCCCGACGCGACCGAGGAGACGATCCGGCGCGCGTTCCAGGCCGCCCGTAACGGCCGCCAGCGTCCCGGACTCGTCGAGATTCCGAAAGACGTCTTCTACGAGGAGGCCGGCGACATCGACTACGAGCCCACCACGTCGACGCGCTCGGGTCCGGACCCACACGCCGTCTCGGAGGCCGCCGACGCCCTCCTCGACGCCAACCTGCCGGTCATCAACGCGGGACAGGGCGTCCACTACGCGAAGGCGTGGGAGCCGCTGCAGGAACTCGCGGAACTGCTCGAAGCCCCGGTCGCCACCACGCTCAACGGCAAGAGCGCGTTCCCCGAGGACCACCCGCTCGCGCTCGGCGCGGGCTCGAAGAGCGAACCCCGCCAGCTCAACCACTTCATCAACGAGGCCGACGTGTTCTTCGGCATCGGCTGTTCGTTCACCAAGACGGCGTACGGCATCACGCCGCCGACGGACAACACCCTCATCCACTCGACGAACGACCCCGGCGACGTCGACAAGGACGTGAAATCGGACATCGCGGTCATCGGCGACGCTAAACTCACGCTCGAAGCCCTCGTCGACGAGATCGAGACCCGCGTCGGCGACGACGCCGACTTCGGCCGGTACGACGAGGTCACGTCCGAGATCGCCGAGATCGAGGCGGCGTGGCTCGACGACTGGGCGGACGTGCTCGAATCCGACGAGACGCCGATCAACCCCTACCGCGTCGTCAAGGAACTCGACGAAACCCTCGACAAGGACGAGGTCGTCGCCACCGCCGACGCCGGCAACGCCCGTGACTTCATGGCACCCTTCTTCGAGGTCACCGAACCCCTCTCCTATCTCGGATGGGGGAAGACGACCCAGCTCGGCTACGGCCTCGGCCTCATGATGGGCGCGAAACTCGCCGAACCCGAGAAGACCTGCGTCCACGTCATGGGCGACGGCGCCATCGGTATGACTGGCATGGACTTCGAGACGGCCGTCCGCGAGGACATCCCCATTATCGCCGTCGTGCTCAACAACTTCGAGATGGCGAGCTACGACACGCCGTTTTCCGGCCACTACGCCGACTTCGCCGAATCCATGGGTGGCTACGGCGAGCGGATCGAGGACCCGGAGAACATCTCCGACGCCATCGAGCGCGCCGTCCGCAAAAACGAGGAGGGGACGCCGGTCCTGCTGGAGTTCCTCACCGCCAAGTACACGAAGCTCTCGCGTCCCGATCTCGACTAG
- a CDS encoding DUF2061 domain-containing protein, with product MPPSAVTGSPRQPRSRALVKTLGYRLLMIVVTVVVAWLVLGDLRDAASIGIVANAVKTGTYYAYERFWDRIAWGLSEP from the coding sequence ATGCCACCGAGCGCCGTGACCGGTTCGCCACGGCAGCCGCGTTCGCGCGCCCTCGTCAAGACACTCGGCTACCGGCTGCTGATGATCGTCGTCACCGTCGTCGTCGCGTGGCTCGTTCTCGGTGACCTGCGCGACGCGGCGAGCATCGGCATCGTCGCCAACGCCGTCAAAACGGGGACGTACTACGCTTACGAGCGATTCTGGGACCGGATCGCGTGGGGGCTGTCGGAGCCGTGA
- a CDS encoding DUF5810 domain-containing protein encodes MGYACPVCATPQRDADHLANHLAFTAMLHGDAHETWLDEHAPGWGEAGVDELAPVVVEYAKDADYDEMFEERVPEGAAGEVPEGAAGDHNHAHGRRPTDTADGDVRRVLAEAREMTQAMLDADGDDDDTNS; translated from the coding sequence ATGGGATACGCCTGCCCGGTCTGTGCGACGCCCCAGCGCGACGCCGACCACCTCGCGAACCACCTCGCTTTCACCGCCATGCTCCACGGCGACGCCCACGAGACGTGGCTGGACGAACACGCGCCGGGGTGGGGCGAGGCGGGCGTCGACGAACTGGCGCCGGTCGTCGTCGAGTACGCCAAGGACGCCGACTACGACGAGATGTTCGAGGAGCGGGTGCCGGAGGGGGCGGCCGGCGAGGTGCCGGAGGGGGCGGCCGGCGACCACAATCACGCGCACGGACGACGGCCGACCGACACCGCCGACGGCGACGTTCGGCGCGTCCTCGCGGAGGCCCGCGAGATGACGCAGGCGATGCTCGACGCGGACGGCGACGACGACGATACCAACTCCTAA